In the genome of Shewanella denitrificans OS217, the window TCTAGGTTCTAGGTTCTAGGTTCTGCAATATAATCGGCAGCATCTTCTTTCACGCAACCTTTTCTTATTTTAATTAATGCACCAAGCATTGCTGAGATCTCTCTTGTTTCATTAATTAGCTTCAATCCGTTTTGTTTTTCTATAACGCCTATTTCAATAGCTATAAAAATCTGCGTCGCTAACTCTCCAGATGAGCCCTTCGCAAAATATAAGAATCTCGCAGACTCAGCATGTGATTCTCGCTCTTCCCCCTCCGCAATGTTGGAAGGTATTGAAATTGCTGCTCGAGTCATTTGATCTTTTAAACCATAATCCCGACAATTTCTCAATTCAGAATAAATATCACATGCCAGTCTACTGGATCGCTTCCATACGTCTAAATTCTGAAAACTAAATGCATTCATTTAACCATCCTTGGTTCAACTAGAGTGAGACTTAGTACTAGCATGTTTTCTAGGACCTAGTACCTAGCTCCTCGTACCTTTTATTACGCTAGAGCCCAGATATCGCTGAGATGGCAACAGCTGTGTTGTAGATGATGCCCGTCACTTGCGTCCACAAGGTCAGGTTGTCTTTGTACTCAGTGTCTAATGGCACTATGACTGTATCGCCGGCATCTATGTTGGTATCGGCAGTAAACCACAAGCTATTTTGCGGCATCATTACCGAACCATCGGCTTTGATTACATAAATCCGTGAGTCATCGCCACGCTCACGACTGCCACCAGACATGTTTAAATAGTCATCCAGTGTCAAACCGGCCTTAAATCTGTGAGTAGATGGGTGCTGCACTTCGCCCATCACTGCAACCGTTTGTTTCACGGCGGGGACATAAAGCACGTCGGCATCTTCTAACTGCAGATCGGCTTCTTCAATCCCTAAGTTTAGGGCATTAAGGTCTACCACTAAGCGGCCAACCGCCTTGATATTCTCAAGATCGGTTAACATCAACTGGGCTTCACTGTAATTCACCTGCAAACCATCTTTAGAAACACCACGGCTGGCTATATCTCGACGAAGCTGATTGGCTAGCTTTTTGATTTCGAGCTGCTCTTGCTGACGCACAGATTCACGCACAAACACAGCACCACTGGCTGATGCATATTCAGTTAAACCGCCAGCACGGGCTAGCACATCACTTAAACTCTCGCCGCGGCCGATATTATAGGTACCAGGGAATTTAACTTCACCACGGATTTCAATGCTTTTTGACTCTTGCCAATCCGGAATAGTTTGTACCGTTAACACATCGCGTCCTTCAAGCATGACATTCGCCTGCTGGTCGCCGATTAACGCGCTTTGTAAGTCTATGCTTATGTGGGATATCCCAGAACTTGTGCCACTATTAATTGTCCGAGTTAACTCAGCTTTTTTAATATAAGCGCCTTCAATTAAGCCACCTGCGGCTTTGATTAAGTCAGTGACACTGCCATTTTGGCTCAATGGATACAAACCTGGATGACGCACCTTTCCAGCAACTGCGACTATTTGTATGCTGCTTTGTGTGTTTGCCTGTTGGTATAGTTTATTAATGATGGGATAAAGTAATTCGTTGCGACTCATTACGCTGCTAAGTCTTACCAGTTCAACATCATCGAATAAATTAGCCAGCATTTGAGAAACTTCGTTCGCTACCGCCTTCCGCTGTTGCTCTTGTTGCTGATTATCATTTTTATCTGTCATCACCACGCCAGCTATATCTGCAGTGGTATGTTTTTTCTTGGCCGAAAAGTTGATGGTTTCAAAGCCTGCTTTAAATAAGTCATCTCCCAATAACGAATCACCTTTAAGCTCAGCAACCTTTGCAATTCTTTCCTTAACCAGCTTATTTAACTCGAAGCGATTTTGAGTTGTATCGTCATAGTTAAAAACTAAGATTTTATCTCTAGGGGCTAAGACTAGATTATCTTTTAAACTGCTATCGCTAATGGCAGCACCAAGGCCAAATTGAATCACTTCAATATCGCCGTTTTTATTTATTTCACGGATCACTAAGGCATAATTAAGATCCGCCGTTGGCGCTAAATCGCCCCACACACTAGGAATGATATCTTTTACTTTGAGCCCTTCGTGCCATTGATACTTACCCGCTCGAACCACTGCGCCAACTAAGGTAACGCTATTCTCAAATTGACTCGAAGCCGTCTTAACGCGAATATAATCGCCCGCCTTTGCTTTTAACTGATTGTCTTTAGCTTTGGTTAAGTCAAGGTTGATAATGCTCTTTAGCCCGTTATCATTAAAACGCTCTAAACTCGTGGCTTGTGCGTAAGCACCGGCTTTAACGCCCGCTGCCATATTGACGATATCGCCTATAGTTTCATTATTAGCCACTTCATAAATAGCGGGGCGACGCACTTCACCGGTGACGCTGACTAATGAACCAACTGCAGGAATAAATACCACATCACCAGAGCGTAAGTTAATATCGCCAGAGGCATCGCCTCTTAATAACAAGTCATATAAGTCAAGGTGACCCACTAACTTGCCATGACGCTTTACTTGGATATTACGCAGACTACCAATCTCATTTACCCCGCCCGCCACAAACAAGGCTTGGGTAATAGTGGATAGACTCGATACGGTATAAGAACCAGGCTTGTAAGCATCGCCCGCAACAAAAATACGGATTGAACGCAGCTCACCCATGCTGATATTGGACTCTATGCCAATCATCTGCTGCTTAATACGTTGCTGCAGTGACTCCCTTGCTTCAGAAAAGCTCATGCCGCTCAGTTGGATTGGACCCAATTCTGGAAATTGCACACTGCCATCACGACCTACCGTTAGGCTGTATTCTTGGTTTTCTTTGCCATATAACTGAACCTTAAGCACATCTCCAGGGCCAATTTTATAATCACTGGGTACAGGCACATCAGAAACTGGCGCAAAGGTGGTAGGTTCACCGGCAAACATTTCATAACCGAAACGTTTTAACTCATTTTTTTGGCTATCTTGCTTAAAATCAAATTCTATTTTTTTGTCTTCTTCTAAGGCTTTTTCACTGTCAAACTTACCTCTTGAGTTAACAAGATTAGGATTTTCCAAGGGCTGTGATGTGCCGCGCGAGCCCCCTGACAACATTGAAGGATCTATGCCATATTGCTTCGCTATACGTTCTTGTTCTGATTTTGGCAACTGTTTGAATTGCTCTATCATCTGCGGAGAAGGAGTCACGGCTTGCGCCTGGCTGCCCAAAAGGAATAGTGCTGCGACACTGGCAACTAACATTGTTTTTGTTTTGTGTAACACCTGTTCTCTCCGTTGAAAAAAATAAAAATAAGGGCGACCTGTAAGTCGCGAAGCGACGTTCTGCCTGAAGAAGGGCGACCTACGGTCTGCTAGGACGCTGCGCTGCTAGAACCTAGGACCTAGAAGGAGCAACGCGACGTTCTCGGCGAGCTTGCGAGCACCTAGCAGTCGCAATGCGACGTCCTGCTTTCAGACACGCTACCGTTCCAGGATTTCGCTGAGCTCAATCCGCTCCCGCTGAAGACTAAAACTTTTTAGTCTTTCGTCCTTTATGAATTACATCCTGTAATTCACCCTCCGGGCCAGCTAAAGCTGTTCAAAATTGTTCCAGACAATTTGTGTCGGACACGCTACCGTTCCGCGTGGCACCCGAGACGGGTTTCGGCGTCCACTCATTTTATGAAACTTTTCATAAAATGGTCTGTTCCAGACACGCTACCGCCCATAGATTGCGGCTTCTATATTGCCCTTCGCTATGCGAAATTCTGTATTGTTTGTACTAATTTTCAATTATTTACAGCCATGAAAACTAGCAGTAAAAATTGAAGGCGAAGGATTATACCTGATCTGATAAAAAACTTATGTAGATTAATCACTCAGTTGCATAAGCCTTGTAATTAATGTTTTATTTTTGACCAGAAAATGACAAGTAATTCCCCGACCTGAAAACCAATAAGCCATTAAATTTAAACCAATAAAATAGATATTTACGGATATTTATGAAAGTCATATCGGCTCAGCTATGGCGAATGTCTCACACCCAATTCAGTTAATCTCTATTATTACCGTAACACTTTCAATTTTTTAACTCGATTGACTTATTCTTCCCCATTTGGCGCTATCTGATCTAAATTCACTTGTAAAGACTTCTGCTGCCCCATAATGGTAAACAAAACATGACAGCGTTTATCACCGTTATGCTCCTCGAAAATAGCATCCAAATCGGCGAAAGGTCCCTGGATAAAGCGCACCCTATCGCCTTTAACAAGTTCTGGTTGAAGTTCCACTTGGTGATTACCGACCCTGTGTTTGATTTCGGCTATGATGGCATCGTTAATTGGCGTCATTAATTCCTTGCAACCTATGATGCGGCTAGCCCCTCGAGTCGAGTGAATGGTGTTTACGCTAAATTCTGTAGGGTCAAAATGAATGAAGAGGTAATTGGGGAACAGCGGCACTTCAACGACCTTGGTTTTTCCTCTGGCCGTTTTTTGCTCTTTAATCACAGGTAAGTAGCTTTCAACTTGCTGTAATGCCAAGTTTTGCTGGGCTCTAAGCTCGCTCTTTGGCTTACAATATAATAAATACCAAGCTTTCATTCACACATTAACCTTTCTATAGGTACTATTAAAAGTACACGGGACCAAAGAGGCGAATGCGAGTATCAACTTTAGTATTAGTCATGCTGTTCACTCCTTCGCAGAATGCAAGATTCTAACAGCAGTAAGGCTTGTAGGCTAGAAAATAAAGGAAGGACGACCTTCGGTCTGCTAGGACGCTGCGCTGCTAGAACCTAGGGTCTAGAAGGAGCAACGCGACGCTCTCGGCGAGCTTGCGAGCACCTAGCTGTCGCGAAGCGACACCCTGCTTTTTCAATCATATTGATTTTCGAAATAACTCTCTATGATAAGCACTGCAGAGACGGCATCGACCTGCCCTTTAGTAAGCGCTTTGTAGCCGCCGAGTTCAAACAAGCGCGCCTTGGCATCTGCGGTGGTTAAACGCTCATCTTGGGTGAGCACTTTGACCCCAAAGCGGCCACTGATGCGATTGGCAAACTTCTTTGCTCTTTGGGTGATATCTTGCTCTGTGCCGTCCATATTTAGCGGTAATCCGACAACCACTAAGTCCGGTTGCCATTCTTTTATTAGCTTTTCAATTTCATCCCAGTTGGGGATGCCATCTTGCGCTTTTAACGCCAATAACGGGCTGGCGCTTGCGGTTATGCTCTGCCCCACTGCGACACCTATGCTCTTGGTGCCATAGTCAAAACCTAACACGGTTTGATTCATTGTCATCTCTTAAATTATTAAATGATTAGGGCGTCACTTCGTTCCTTCTAGAGTCTAGGTTCTAGGTTCTAGAGTCTAGGTTCTAGGTTCTAGCAGCGTAGCGCCCTCGAAGACCGAAGACCGAAGGTCGTCCTAGGCCCTGGCAGCGAAGCGCCCTATGCCTCTAACAGTGACCTGTCTGGCTTGAAAGCTGCCAAATATCGAAACCTAGCTCTTTGGTGGCGAGAGTCCAAAGTTGTTCATAGTCTACATCAAACACCAATTCAGATGAGGCTTTAATCGTCAACCAAGTATTATCCGCAAGTTCTTGCTCTAACTGATCTTTACTCCAACCAGAATACCCTAAGGCGACCTTGAATTGACTCGGTGCATCGGCGCTGCCAATGGCATTCAATATGTCTCTTGAGGTCGTCAAGGTGCAGTAATCGCTGACAGCTTCACTGTTGGTCCAAACTTTTTCTGGGCTGTGCAGTACAAACCCCCTGTCCGGCAGCACAGGAC includes:
- the rfaH gene encoding transcription/translation regulatory transformer protein RfaH, with protein sequence MKAWYLLYCKPKSELRAQQNLALQQVESYLPVIKEQKTARGKTKVVEVPLFPNYLFIHFDPTEFSVNTIHSTRGASRIIGCKELMTPINDAIIAEIKHRVGNHQVELQPELVKGDRVRFIQGPFADLDAIFEEHNGDKRCHVLFTIMGQQKSLQVNLDQIAPNGEE
- a CDS encoding SLBB domain-containing protein, which translates into the protein MLHKTKTMLVASVAALFLLGSQAQAVTPSPQMIEQFKQLPKSEQERIAKQYGIDPSMLSGGSRGTSQPLENPNLVNSRGKFDSEKALEEDKKIEFDFKQDSQKNELKRFGYEMFAGEPTTFAPVSDVPVPSDYKIGPGDVLKVQLYGKENQEYSLTVGRDGSVQFPELGPIQLSGMSFSEARESLQQRIKQQMIGIESNISMGELRSIRIFVAGDAYKPGSYTVSSLSTITQALFVAGGVNEIGSLRNIQVKRHGKLVGHLDLYDLLLRGDASGDINLRSGDVVFIPAVGSLVSVTGEVRRPAIYEVANNETIGDIVNMAAGVKAGAYAQATSLERFNDNGLKSIINLDLTKAKDNQLKAKAGDYIRVKTASSQFENSVTLVGAVVRAGKYQWHEGLKVKDIIPSVWGDLAPTADLNYALVIREINKNGDIEVIQFGLGAAISDSSLKDNLVLAPRDKILVFNYDDTTQNRFELNKLVKERIAKVAELKGDSLLGDDLFKAGFETINFSAKKKHTTADIAGVVMTDKNDNQQQEQQRKAVANEVSQMLANLFDDVELVRLSSVMSRNELLYPIINKLYQQANTQSSIQIVAVAGKVRHPGLYPLSQNGSVTDLIKAAGGLIEGAYIKKAELTRTINSGTSSGISHISIDLQSALIGDQQANVMLEGRDVLTVQTIPDWQESKSIEIRGEVKFPGTYNIGRGESLSDVLARAGGLTEYASASGAVFVRESVRQQEQLEIKKLANQLRRDIASRGVSKDGLQVNYSEAQLMLTDLENIKAVGRLVVDLNALNLGIEEADLQLEDADVLYVPAVKQTVAVMGEVQHPSTHRFKAGLTLDDYLNMSGGSRERGDDSRIYVIKADGSVMMPQNSLWFTADTNIDAGDTVIVPLDTEYKDNLTLWTQVTGIIYNTAVAISAISGL
- a CDS encoding YqgE/AlgH family protein, whose product is MDSLKNHLLIAMPSLDGSFFERTVIYVCEHDEKGAMGIVINRPIGLSVEALLIQMDLDAEANLSDDAQVLIGGPVLPDRGFVLHSPEKVWTNSEAVSDYCTLTTSRDILNAIGSADAPSQFKVALGYSGWSKDQLEQELADNTWLTIKASSELVFDVDYEQLWTLATKELGFDIWQLSSQTGHC
- the ruvX gene encoding Holliday junction resolvase RuvX, which gives rise to MTMNQTVLGFDYGTKSIGVAVGQSITASASPLLALKAQDGIPNWDEIEKLIKEWQPDLVVVGLPLNMDGTEQDITQRAKKFANRISGRFGVKVLTQDERLTTADAKARLFELGGYKALTKGQVDAVSAVLIIESYFENQYD
- a CDS encoding four helix bundle protein, giving the protein MNAFSFQNLDVWKRSSRLACDIYSELRNCRDYGLKDQMTRAAISIPSNIAEGEERESHAESARFLYFAKGSSGELATQIFIAIEIGVIEKQNGLKLINETREISAMLGALIKIRKGCVKEDAADYIAEPRT